One genomic region from Deltaproteobacteria bacterium encodes:
- a CDS encoding YfiR family protein, translating to MGRLIITSRHCLLFFLGVFFAVGFGSHAYSDSTGSSQSVEEFLVAAHYYILSYTSWPKANGDAEIDVCIPEAHALYENLRVFMSGKTCKQRIIKVWPLLSGAVPDKHCDALILGEEEADNR from the coding sequence GTGGGCCGATTAATCATTACTAGCAGGCATTGCCTTCTCTTTTTTCTAGGTGTTTTTTTTGCCGTGGGTTTTGGCTCACATGCCTACTCTGACTCTACAGGGTCAAGTCAAAGTGTCGAGGAATTTTTGGTGGCTGCGCACTACTATATACTTTCTTATACCTCATGGCCCAAAGCGAATGGGGATGCGGAAATTGACGTATGTATCCCCGAGGCGCACGCTTTGTATGAAAACCTAAGAGTCTTTATGTCCGGGAAAACTTGCAAGCAGCGCATCATAAAGGTGTGGCCACTTTTAAGCGGCGCTGTTCCTGACAAGCACTGCGATGCCCTGATCCTTGGCGAAGAAGAGGCAGATAATCG